In one Candidatus Thiopontia autotrophica genomic region, the following are encoded:
- a CDS encoding DUF484 family protein — MSQHESVSHEEIHAVSGDDVAAYLEQHNDFFIDYPELLNKINVPHQSGAAVSLIERQVGQLRKENGRLNNEINTLIHVARENDALSENMHRLTLELLNCESRDGIVASLYESLRDHFGIEQVVILLPHAENEQTHKLFESLLQDSVPFCGQLDEEQRESIFGDDLEHGASVALLPLGEFGGQGLIALGSADQQYYHEKMGTHFLVQLASLVSTALRHCDGEQQ, encoded by the coding sequence ATGAGTCAACATGAATCAGTTAGTCATGAAGAGATTCATGCTGTTAGCGGTGACGATGTTGCTGCCTATCTAGAGCAACATAACGACTTTTTTATAGACTATCCAGAGCTATTGAATAAGATTAATGTGCCTCATCAAAGTGGGGCTGCAGTATCTCTGATTGAGCGCCAGGTTGGGCAGTTGAGAAAGGAAAATGGCCGTCTCAATAATGAGATCAACACCCTGATTCATGTTGCGCGCGAAAATGATGCTCTTAGTGAAAACATGCATCGTCTTACTCTTGAGCTGTTGAATTGCGAGAGTCGTGATGGAATTGTGGCCTCGCTGTATGAGAGTCTACGGGACCATTTTGGGATTGAGCAGGTGGTGATTCTGCTTCCACATGCAGAAAATGAGCAGACACATAAACTGTTTGAGTCACTGCTTCAAGACAGTGTCCCATTTTGCGGTCAGTTGGATGAAGAGCAGCGTGAAAGTATCTTTGGAGATGATTTGGAGCATGGCGCATCAGTTGCCTTGCTGCCTCTCGGAGAGTTTGGGGGGCAGGGGTTGATAGCATTGGGGAGTGCTGACCAGCAGTATTATCACGAAAAGATGGGGACTCATTTCCTGGTACAGCTTGCATCGCTGGTTAGTACGGCACTACGTCACTGTGACGGTGAGCAGCAATAA
- a CDS encoding YihA family ribosome biogenesis GTP-binding protein, producing the protein MNLNQATFLTSAPNLSRCPQGSIAEVAFAGRSNAGKSSALNRLTGINGLARTSKTPGRTQLINFFSLDEHHNLVDLPGYGFAKVPLKVRQQWQQDLGKYLREREALRGVIVLMDIRHPMTDNDRQMVEWSRWSGFPLHILLTKADKLKRGAAMNSLLKVQKIIDHEFPGVTAQIFSATKGAGVDEARRIILGWLTE; encoded by the coding sequence ATGAACCTTAATCAGGCCACTTTTCTAACTAGCGCACCAAACCTCTCTCGTTGTCCACAAGGGAGTATTGCCGAGGTTGCATTTGCTGGACGCTCCAACGCTGGCAAATCCAGCGCCCTCAACCGCCTAACCGGCATCAATGGTCTGGCCAGAACAAGTAAAACCCCGGGACGCACCCAGCTAATCAACTTTTTTTCGCTGGATGAACATCACAATCTAGTGGATCTACCTGGCTATGGGTTTGCCAAAGTTCCTCTCAAGGTGCGCCAACAGTGGCAGCAGGATCTAGGGAAATACCTGCGAGAACGTGAGGCGCTGCGTGGAGTTATCGTCCTTATGGATATTCGTCATCCCATGACTGATAATGACCGACAGATGGTAGAGTGGAGTCGCTGGAGTGGTTTTCCACTCCATATCCTGCTCACCAAGGCTGACAAGCTAAAGCGTGGGGCAGCAATGAACTCTCTACTGAAGGTGCAAAAAATCATCGATCATGAATTTCCCGGTGTTACTGCACAGATCTTTTCTGCTACCAAGGGGGCGGGGGTGGATGAGGCCCGCAGAATTATCCTGGGGTGGCTAACAGAGTAA
- the xerC gene encoding tyrosine recombinase XerC encodes MERFLNHLQNERRLSPNSLKAYSRDLSHFRSHIEKRGDRFLELTSHHLRDFVAQRHRSGAASRTIQRNLSAVRTFYRYLLREQGIDYNPAAGVSAPKGDHPLPTTLDVDQMDSLLAFSEDDPLSIRDHAMFELIYSSGLRLSELAGVDCRDISLDDATIRVLGKGSKERVLPVGGVAQQAIQQWMRIRQQMVDKDEQALFVTQRGKRIAVRTIQQRLEKLARKRGMDRRVHPHMLRHSFASHLLESSGNLRAVQEMLGHENISTTQIYTHLDFQHLAAVYDQAHPRAKQKSSDGRFSPAKRKDM; translated from the coding sequence ATCGAGCGCTTTCTGAATCATCTTCAGAATGAGCGCAGACTTTCACCAAACAGCCTGAAGGCATATAGCAGGGACCTATCCCATTTTCGTAGCCATATTGAGAAGCGTGGCGACAGATTCCTTGAGTTAACATCGCATCACCTGAGGGATTTTGTGGCACAGCGCCACCGTAGTGGAGCTGCCAGTCGAACCATCCAGAGAAATCTTTCAGCAGTTCGAACTTTTTACCGCTACCTGCTGCGTGAACAGGGGATTGATTACAATCCGGCAGCCGGGGTCTCGGCACCCAAGGGTGATCACCCTCTTCCGACAACACTTGATGTTGATCAGATGGATAGTCTATTGGCCTTTAGTGAAGATGATCCACTGTCAATTCGTGACCATGCAATGTTTGAGTTGATCTACTCGTCCGGGCTTCGTCTCTCTGAGCTCGCCGGTGTGGACTGCAGGGATATCAGTCTTGATGATGCAACTATTCGGGTTTTAGGCAAGGGGAGCAAAGAGCGTGTACTGCCAGTTGGAGGGGTTGCACAGCAGGCTATTCAGCAGTGGATGCGGATTCGTCAACAGATGGTTGATAAAGATGAGCAGGCACTTTTCGTCACTCAACGTGGTAAACGTATAGCTGTGCGGACAATTCAGCAACGCCTGGAGAAGCTTGCCAGAAAGAGGGGTATGGATCGCCGGGTACATCCACATATGTTGCGCCACTCATTTGCCAGCCACCTGCTTGAATCCAGCGGAAATCTGCGAGCTGTCCAGGAGATGCTTGGACATGAGAACATCAGTACTACACAAATTTACACCCATCTTGATTTTCAGCACCTGGCAGCGGTTTATGATCAGGCTCACCCAAGAGCCAAACAGAAAAGCAGTGATGGCAGGTTTTCCCCTGCCAAGCGTAAAGATATGTAA
- the birA gene encoding bifunctional biotin--[acetyl-CoA-carboxylase] ligase/biotin operon repressor BirA: MTPIQEQLLETLSDGELHSGTTLGDSLGVSRAAIWKQIQALQSIGVEIYSENRHGYRLSAPVTFLDEQEIRSRLSVEATQCLPHIDMVWSCDSTNSELMRNLHDGASSGAVLLAEHQVAGRGRRGKEWVSPFGGSLYLSLLWKFSGGPMVLSGLGIVVGIAMATVLNRSWLSGVQLKWPNDLYFQNQKLGGILIDLEGESEGPTSAVIGIGLNVNVSQAAGGRIKQPWTSLSEQLDSVPSRNELAAALLNEVVEVLNRFESEGLESLTPEWDQLDMVRDHHVLLELEGKRVAGVARGIDQLGALLVESGGAVSRYFSGDVSLRIQQNKR, translated from the coding sequence ATGACTCCAATTCAGGAGCAGCTTCTTGAAACGCTCTCGGATGGAGAGCTTCATAGCGGCACAACACTAGGAGATAGTCTTGGGGTTAGCCGTGCAGCAATCTGGAAACAGATCCAGGCTCTGCAATCTATCGGTGTGGAGATCTACTCTGAAAATCGTCATGGGTACAGGCTCTCTGCCCCAGTCACTTTTCTTGATGAGCAGGAGATCAGATCCCGGTTGTCTGTTGAGGCGACACAATGCCTGCCGCATATTGATATGGTATGGAGTTGTGACTCAACCAATAGTGAGCTAATGCGTAACCTCCATGACGGTGCCAGCAGTGGCGCGGTCTTGCTTGCCGAACATCAAGTTGCCGGTAGAGGCAGAAGGGGAAAGGAGTGGGTATCCCCATTTGGTGGAAGCCTCTACCTGTCGCTACTCTGGAAATTTTCTGGAGGGCCAATGGTGTTAAGTGGGCTGGGAATCGTTGTTGGAATTGCTATGGCTACTGTCCTGAACAGGAGCTGGCTCTCCGGGGTTCAGCTTAAATGGCCCAACGATCTATATTTTCAGAATCAGAAGCTTGGCGGCATATTGATTGACCTGGAAGGAGAGTCGGAAGGGCCAACCAGTGCAGTCATTGGCATTGGACTGAATGTTAATGTTTCTCAGGCCGCTGGTGGCAGGATTAAGCAGCCATGGACATCTCTTTCCGAGCAGCTAGATAGTGTTCCATCTCGTAATGAGCTGGCTGCAGCTCTGTTGAATGAGGTTGTTGAGGTATTGAACCGTTTTGAGAGTGAGGGGCTGGAGTCGTTGACACCCGAATGGGATCAGCTAGATATGGTTCGTGATCACCATGTGTTGTTGGAGTTGGAAGGAAAAAGAGTTGCAGGCGTGGCGCGAGGAATTGACCAACTTGGAGCGTTGCTGGTGGAGAGTGGTGGTGCAGTTAGCCGCTATTTTAGTGGCGATGTCTCACTACGTATTCAGCAGAATAAGAGATGA
- a CDS encoding thiol:disulfide interchange protein DsbA/DsbL → MKNRWIAWTAMVVMGFVTVTATAEDYMEGVEYTRISKPMRTVAEPGTIEVREYFWYGCPHCNNLEPFLQRWLDTNPKNISLKVQPTIFRENWAPAAQAFYTAGVLGVLDKTHHAMFDAIHNDNRKNLLGDDLAMEVFFEEHGVAPADFRKAWGSFSVQSRVKQAVRMTRKSGIKGVPAVVVNGKYVTDPGIAGGYREMFKVIEYLVAKEMASNH, encoded by the coding sequence ATGAAAAATAGATGGATTGCATGGACAGCAATGGTGGTTATGGGGTTTGTAACCGTAACCGCAACAGCGGAAGATTATATGGAAGGTGTTGAGTACACCCGAATTAGCAAGCCTATGCGAACTGTTGCCGAACCGGGAACAATCGAGGTGCGAGAGTATTTCTGGTATGGATGCCCTCACTGCAACAATCTGGAGCCTTTTTTACAGAGATGGCTTGATACAAATCCAAAAAATATAAGCCTTAAAGTGCAGCCAACTATATTTAGAGAGAATTGGGCGCCTGCAGCACAGGCATTCTATACTGCAGGAGTGCTGGGAGTGCTGGATAAGACGCATCATGCAATGTTTGATGCCATTCATAATGACAATAGAAAAAATCTGTTGGGGGATGATCTGGCGATGGAGGTCTTCTTTGAAGAGCATGGAGTTGCACCGGCTGATTTTCGTAAAGCATGGGGTTCATTCAGTGTGCAGTCACGTGTAAAGCAGGCTGTTCGCATGACCAGAAAATCTGGAATCAAGGGGGTTCCTGCGGTGGTTGTGAATGGTAAATACGTGACTGACCCAGGGATTGCAGGTGGATATCGTGAGATGTTCAAAGTGATTGAGTACCTAGTTGCCAAGGAGATGGCATCAAACCACTGA
- a CDS encoding c-type cytochrome: MKKAVLTQTLVAAAVLAISGTVMAGGDVDAGKAKAAVCGACHGATGHGNPAFPDPMNPGKTKAVPALAGQNAGYLAKQMEDFKSGARKDLLMTGQALGLSDADIANLAAYYATAAGADGGSVDAGLAAKGKSLYQGGDMARGVTACMACHGPDAAGNDSAGWPGLTGQLADYTTAQLNAFGSGARYNDPNRMMQDVASRLTDGDISAVTAYIQSMDGVVASAPVAATTAPEAPAPEAPVVAETVAAPAAAAKEAAPAPAAAPASAATGGAALFQAGCFACHGPMAPALNAPQIGVKDNWAPRLEKAGGRDGLVASAIAGVAGTAMAPKGGTALSDAEIGAVIDHIIAQAGL, translated from the coding sequence ATGAAGAAGGCCGTTTTGACGCAAACTTTGGTTGCAGCAGCTGTGCTCGCAATATCTGGAACAGTGATGGCTGGTGGTGATGTTGATGCTGGCAAGGCAAAGGCTGCTGTTTGTGGGGCCTGTCATGGGGCTACCGGCCATGGTAATCCAGCCTTTCCTGATCCTATGAACCCAGGTAAAACAAAGGCAGTTCCTGCTCTGGCAGGACAGAACGCTGGCTATCTTGCAAAACAGATGGAGGATTTCAAGTCAGGCGCACGCAAGGATCTATTGATGACAGGCCAGGCGCTTGGCCTGAGTGATGCAGATATCGCAAACCTGGCAGCATATTATGCAACAGCTGCTGGTGCTGATGGCGGCTCTGTAGATGCAGGGCTTGCAGCCAAGGGTAAGAGCCTCTACCAGGGTGGAGATATGGCACGTGGTGTTACCGCATGTATGGCCTGTCATGGACCAGATGCGGCTGGAAATGACTCCGCAGGTTGGCCTGGGTTGACCGGCCAGCTGGCTGACTATACAACGGCACAGCTTAATGCGTTTGGTTCTGGTGCTCGTTATAACGATCCAAATAGAATGATGCAGGATGTCGCGAGTCGTCTTACAGATGGTGACATCTCTGCGGTAACTGCCTATATTCAATCAATGGATGGAGTAGTGGCTTCTGCCCCTGTAGCCGCTACAACTGCACCAGAGGCGCCTGCACCAGAGGCGCCGGTAGTGGCTGAGACAGTAGCTGCCCCGGCCGCTGCTGCTAAAGAAGCAGCACCCGCTCCTGCAGCTGCTCCAGCTTCCGCGGCAACAGGTGGTGCGGCACTATTCCAGGCAGGCTGTTTCGCATGCCACGGCCCAATGGCTCCCGCACTAAATGCACCTCAGATTGGGGTTAAGGATAATTGGGCCCCAAGACTGGAAAAAGCTGGTGGTCGTGATGGACTGGTTGCCAGTGCAATAGCTGGCGTAGCAGGAACAGCAATGGCGCCAAAAGGTGGTACAGCTTTGAGTGATGCGGAAATTGGAGCAGTTATTGACCATATTATTGCGCAGGCTGGTCTATAG
- the dapF gene encoding diaminopimelate epimerase: MRLRFTKMHGLGNDFVVINAVSEPFEPTSEQVRFLADRNFGVGCDQLLLVEPAQSEGADFRYRIWNADGGEVEQCGNGARCFARFVRDQGLTNKDEIVVETASGIITLKLQDNGWVTVNMGPPILTPSDIPFVADEQADTYDIEVDGDVLKVGVLSMGNPHVVLAVDELEDATVNRLGPLLESHERFPQRVNVGFMRVVSPSEIHLRVYERGTGETMACGTGACAAVVTGIVQGKLSSEVKVGLRGGELSVRWMGGDAPVMMTGPAETVFEGVIEL; the protein is encoded by the coding sequence ATGAGACTGCGTTTTACAAAAATGCACGGTTTGGGCAATGATTTTGTTGTAATCAATGCGGTCAGCGAGCCTTTTGAGCCAACGTCAGAGCAGGTTCGTTTTCTTGCAGATCGTAATTTTGGGGTCGGATGTGATCAGTTGTTGTTGGTTGAGCCGGCACAGAGTGAGGGGGCTGATTTTCGGTATCGTATCTGGAATGCTGATGGTGGAGAGGTAGAGCAGTGTGGGAATGGTGCTCGCTGTTTTGCCCGTTTTGTTCGTGACCAGGGGCTAACCAATAAAGACGAGATTGTTGTCGAGACGGCCAGTGGCATCATTACACTCAAGCTTCAGGATAATGGATGGGTAACAGTTAATATGGGCCCTCCAATTCTTACACCATCAGATATCCCGTTTGTAGCTGATGAGCAGGCGGACACATATGACATTGAGGTAGATGGTGATGTTCTCAAGGTGGGCGTACTATCCATGGGGAATCCACATGTGGTACTTGCCGTTGATGAGCTGGAGGATGCGACAGTTAATAGGTTGGGGCCGCTACTGGAGTCACATGAACGTTTCCCGCAGCGGGTAAATGTTGGTTTCATGCGGGTAGTTAGCCCTTCAGAGATTCATCTGAGAGTGTATGAGAGGGGCACCGGAGAGACCATGGCTTGTGGTACCGGTGCATGTGCAGCAGTTGTAACTGGTATAGTACAGGGCAAGCTGAGCAGTGAGGTTAAGGTTGGTTTGAGAGGCGGAGAACTCTCTGTAAGATGGATGGGTGGTGATGCTCCAGTTATGATGACGGGGCCGGCAGAAACAGTATTTGAGGGTGTAATTGAGTTATGA
- the hslV gene encoding ATP-dependent protease subunit HslV, translating into MDQYHGTTILCVRRDNHVVLGGDGQVSMGNTVMKGNARKIRRLYHDKVIAGFAGGTADAFTLIERFEGKLEKYSGHMIRSAVELAKDWRTDRMLRKLEALLLVADENETLVITGNGDVIEPEHGAVAIGSGGHYALSAARALLENSEMGAQEIVEKSMGIAADICVFTNRSLVTEELGDKD; encoded by the coding sequence ATGGATCAATACCACGGAACAACTATTCTCTGCGTGCGGCGTGACAATCATGTTGTGCTTGGTGGTGATGGACAGGTGTCTATGGGCAATACGGTGATGAAGGGCAATGCTCGCAAGATTCGTCGTCTCTATCATGACAAGGTTATTGCAGGATTTGCCGGCGGCACTGCGGATGCCTTTACCTTGATTGAGCGTTTTGAAGGAAAATTGGAGAAGTATTCCGGGCATATGATTCGTTCTGCTGTTGAGCTAGCCAAGGATTGGAGAACCGACCGCATGTTACGCAAACTGGAAGCACTGCTGCTGGTTGCAGACGAGAATGAAACCCTGGTGATAACCGGAAATGGTGATGTTATTGAGCCTGAGCATGGTGCAGTTGCCATTGGATCTGGCGGCCACTATGCGCTCTCTGCTGCACGCGCATTGTTGGAAAACAGTGAGATGGGGGCGCAGGAAATTGTTGAAAAGAGTATGGGTATTGCGGCAGATATCTGTGTATTTACCAACCGAAGCTTGGTCACGGAAGAGTTAGGTGATAAGGATTAA
- a CDS encoding type III pantothenate kinase, translated as MREERHWLLIDAGNSRVKLGWALVSGISRFDLLDNENIDSLLPVILGKHIAPSMVWLANSAGEQREQQIKKIVETLWGVDVQSIGATGKFGDVSNGYYKPEQLGIDRWLGMIAAWDKIHGAFCLVDCGTAVTIDLVDGEGNHQGGIITPGIGASSRELAAKARHLPSNQLYSETFPLGRSTEEGLRMDRDGSVDSVDSAIADILSRNKNVALMVTGGDAWQIHESSRFRFKDDPNLVLDGLFLVANSAISQ; from the coding sequence ATGAGGGAAGAGAGACACTGGTTATTGATTGATGCAGGGAACAGCAGGGTAAAGCTGGGGTGGGCATTAGTAAGTGGTATTTCTCGATTTGATCTGCTGGATAATGAAAACATAGATTCTCTCCTCCCGGTGATCTTGGGTAAACATATTGCGCCATCCATGGTATGGCTAGCAAATAGTGCTGGAGAACAACGAGAGCAACAAATTAAAAAAATTGTAGAGACATTATGGGGGGTTGATGTGCAATCAATTGGTGCCACAGGGAAGTTTGGTGATGTTAGTAATGGTTACTACAAGCCAGAACAGCTAGGGATAGATCGCTGGCTGGGAATGATTGCGGCCTGGGACAAAATTCACGGAGCATTCTGTCTTGTGGACTGTGGAACTGCAGTAACAATTGACCTTGTTGATGGAGAAGGTAACCATCAAGGAGGCATTATTACTCCTGGCATTGGAGCAAGTTCGCGGGAATTAGCAGCAAAAGCCCGACATTTACCGTCTAATCAACTGTATTCTGAGACTTTTCCTCTGGGAAGAAGTACAGAAGAGGGGTTGCGAATGGATAGAGATGGTTCTGTAGATAGTGTGGACAGTGCCATAGCTGATATCTTGTCTCGGAACAAAAATGTGGCATTAATGGTTACCGGAGGGGATGCCTGGCAGATACATGAGAGCTCACGCTTTAGGTTTAAAGATGATCCAAATCTTGTTTTGGATGGGCTATTTTTGGTTGCCAACTCTGCGATCTCCCAGTAA
- the lysA gene encoding diaminopimelate decarboxylase, whose product MNSFFEQREGILYAESLSMKTLAEDYGTPLFVYSENAIRAQWQAFENGFNGEEHLVCFAVKANSNLAVLALLASMGAGFDIVSVGELERVLKAGGDAGKVVFSGVGKRDDEIKRALEAGILCFNIESEAELERVNRVAGDMGMCAPISLRVNPDVDAGTHPYISTGLRSNKFGITIDHAREVYRLAATLSNLKIMGIDCHIGSQLTELSPFEDALDRVLLLVDQLGEDGINLHHIDVGGGLGIDYNHDNPPSPESYVRAVTEKLDGRDLEIIMEPGRAMVGNSGVMLTKVEFIKEGEEKNFCIVDGAMNDLIRPALYSAWQNIVPVEERTSGKKSIYDVVGPICETGDFLGKDRELNVESGDLLAVMSSGAYGFVMSSTYNSRPRAAEVMVSGERAVVVRDRETIESLYAGEHIPDSF is encoded by the coding sequence ATGAACTCATTTTTTGAACAACGTGAGGGTATTCTCTATGCAGAATCACTCTCTATGAAAACTCTTGCGGAAGATTATGGTACCCCACTATTTGTCTACTCCGAGAATGCAATTCGTGCTCAGTGGCAGGCATTTGAGAATGGATTTAATGGTGAAGAGCATCTGGTCTGTTTTGCGGTAAAGGCAAACTCCAACCTTGCGGTATTGGCATTGCTGGCAAGCATGGGTGCAGGTTTCGATATTGTCTCGGTTGGAGAGTTGGAGCGTGTATTAAAGGCTGGTGGGGATGCCGGAAAAGTGGTGTTTTCTGGTGTTGGAAAGCGTGATGATGAGATTAAACGGGCGCTGGAAGCAGGTATTCTCTGCTTTAATATAGAGTCTGAGGCAGAGCTGGAGCGGGTAAATCGAGTTGCTGGTGACATGGGTATGTGTGCCCCAATATCATTGCGGGTCAATCCTGATGTGGATGCTGGTACTCACCCATATATCTCAACAGGGCTCCGGTCCAATAAATTTGGTATAACTATCGATCATGCACGTGAGGTCTATAGGCTTGCTGCAACCCTGTCTAATCTTAAAATTATGGGTATTGATTGCCATATTGGATCACAGCTAACAGAGCTCTCTCCATTTGAGGATGCGCTTGATCGAGTGTTGCTGCTGGTAGATCAGCTTGGTGAGGATGGTATTAACTTGCACCATATCGATGTGGGTGGTGGACTGGGGATTGACTACAATCATGATAATCCACCATCTCCTGAATCCTATGTAAGAGCAGTGACAGAAAAACTGGATGGCAGGGATCTTGAGATCATAATGGAGCCTGGTCGGGCCATGGTCGGAAATAGCGGGGTGATGCTGACCAAAGTGGAATTTATAAAAGAGGGTGAGGAGAAGAATTTCTGTATTGTGGACGGAGCAATGAATGATCTGATTCGGCCAGCCCTCTATAGTGCATGGCAGAATATCGTACCGGTTGAGGAGCGCACCTCTGGTAAAAAGAGTATCTATGATGTTGTGGGCCCGATCTGTGAGACTGGAGACTTTCTGGGGAAGGATCGTGAACTGAATGTGGAGTCAGGTGATCTGCTTGCAGTAATGTCATCCGGGGCTTATGGTTTTGTCATGAGTTCAACCTATAATTCTCGTCCACGTGCTGCAGAGGTGATGGTCTCTGGTGAGAGAGCCGTCGTAGTGAGAGACCGAGAAACCATTGAGTCGCTATATGCTGGTGAGCATATTCCAGATAGTTTCTGA
- the hslU gene encoding ATP-dependent protease ATPase subunit HslU, whose translation MNELTPREIVSELDKHIIGQDAAKRAVAIALRNRWRRMQVSEELRYEITPKNILMIGPTGVGKTEIARRLARLANAPFIKIEATKFTEVGYVGRDVESIIRDLADISIKNVRESAVESVRSRAEDAAEERVLDALLPPVKSRGAASEQEEEESPTRQKFRKKLREGDLDDKEIEIEVSAPAVGVEIMGPPGMEDMTSQLQGMFQNMGNKPPKAKKMRVAEALKILVEEESHKMVDEEEIKSQAINSVEQNGIVFLDEIDKVARRSEEQSGGEVSREGVQRDLLPLVEGSTVSTKYGMIKTDHILFIASGAFHLSKPSDLIPELQGRLPIRVELSALSVEDFKLILSATDASLTEQYTALMETDGVDLRFEDAGIHRIAEFSWQVNERTENIGARRLHTVMERLLEEISFEATDHSEETVVVDADYVDHHLSELAADEDLSRYIL comes from the coding sequence ATGAATGAGTTGACTCCAAGAGAGATCGTTTCCGAATTGGATAAACATATTATTGGACAGGATGCAGCCAAGCGTGCAGTAGCTATTGCCTTGCGCAATCGCTGGCGCAGAATGCAGGTTAGTGAGGAGTTGCGTTACGAGATTACCCCAAAAAACATTCTTATGATTGGTCCTACAGGGGTGGGAAAAACTGAGATAGCGCGCCGCCTGGCACGCCTTGCCAACGCTCCATTTATAAAGATTGAGGCAACAAAATTCACCGAAGTTGGTTATGTTGGGCGCGATGTTGAGTCGATTATACGCGATCTTGCAGATATCTCCATTAAAAACGTGCGAGAGAGTGCGGTTGAGTCTGTTCGTTCCAGGGCTGAGGATGCGGCTGAGGAGAGAGTATTGGATGCGCTGCTGCCACCAGTAAAGAGCAGGGGGGCAGCATCTGAACAGGAAGAGGAGGAGTCTCCAACACGCCAGAAGTTTCGCAAAAAGTTAAGAGAGGGTGACCTCGATGACAAGGAGATTGAGATTGAGGTATCTGCTCCTGCAGTAGGGGTAGAGATCATGGGTCCTCCAGGGATGGAGGATATGACTTCACAACTACAGGGCATGTTCCAGAATATGGGCAATAAACCACCAAAAGCCAAGAAGATGCGCGTTGCAGAGGCTCTGAAGATATTGGTGGAGGAAGAGTCACACAAGATGGTCGATGAGGAGGAGATTAAGTCACAGGCTATCAATAGTGTGGAGCAGAATGGCATTGTCTTTCTTGATGAGATTGATAAGGTGGCCAGGCGTAGTGAGGAGCAGAGTGGTGGAGAGGTTTCACGAGAGGGGGTGCAGCGTGACCTGTTGCCGTTAGTGGAAGGAAGTACTGTCAGCACAAAGTATGGGATGATCAAGACCGACCATATTCTATTCATCGCCTCGGGAGCATTCCACCTCTCAAAACCATCTGATCTGATTCCAGAGTTGCAGGGACGTCTGCCGATCAGGGTTGAGCTCTCTGCCTTGAGCGTGGAGGACTTCAAGCTTATTCTCTCTGCGACAGATGCGTCTCTGACCGAACAGTACACAGCATTGATGGAGACAGATGGTGTTGACCTCAGGTTTGAGGATGCTGGGATTCATAGAATTGCAGAGTTCTCATGGCAGGTAAATGAGCGTACAGAAAATATTGGAGCAAGGCGGCTCCATACAGTTATGGAGCGTCTGCTGGAGGAGATCTCCTTTGAGGCGACTGACCATTCAGAAGAGACGGTTGTGGTTGATGCAGATTATGTGGACCACCATTTGTCAGAGCTTGCTGCAGATGAGGACCTGAGTCGTTATATACTGTAG
- a CDS encoding alpha/beta fold hydrolase, which produces METISHITIEPPSKASSTVIWLHGLGADGHDFESVLPMLELPIDHAIRFIFPHAPERPITVNDGMVMRGWYDITSFDFGKRGDIEGIESSVESISQLIDKEVESGILPGNILLAGFSQGGVIALHSALRHPQQLAGVMALSTYLPYPEKIPSANNKHPATIFFAHGVNDPVVPYSAGESAKSWLEEKGYIAKWHQYVMEHAVCAEEINEISNFIQGRL; this is translated from the coding sequence ATGGAAACCATCTCTCATATCACTATTGAACCCCCCTCAAAAGCATCCTCAACCGTTATATGGCTTCATGGGCTTGGGGCAGATGGTCATGATTTTGAGAGTGTGCTTCCAATGCTGGAGCTGCCCATAGATCACGCCATTCGTTTTATCTTTCCCCATGCTCCAGAGCGCCCAATCACCGTAAATGATGGAATGGTTATGCGTGGCTGGTATGACATCACCAGTTTTGATTTTGGTAAACGGGGAGATATTGAAGGGATAGAATCTTCCGTTGAATCAATTAGCCAGTTGATTGACAAGGAGGTGGAGTCAGGAATATTGCCCGGAAATATTTTGCTCGCTGGTTTCTCTCAGGGAGGCGTCATCGCGCTACATAGTGCTCTGCGCCATCCACAACAACTTGCCGGAGTGATGGCCCTCTCAACATACCTTCCATACCCTGAAAAAATCCCGTCAGCCAACAATAAACATCCCGCTACCATTTTTTTTGCACATGGGGTAAACGACCCTGTAGTCCCGTATTCTGCTGGAGAGTCTGCAAAATCGTGGCTAGAGGAAAAAGGATACATAGCCAAGTGGCATCAATACGTGATGGAGCATGCTGTTTGTGCTGAGGAGATTAACGAAATCAGCAACTTTATTCAGGGCCGCCTGTAG